TTCACCGATTCCTTTGGTGTTTTCCAAGGATGAGGGAAGACTTCTCGTCGTTCAAGAGGCTCCAATTCATCACTCTGGCTCTAGCAGTGTCGTCGTTGACGTTCTTCTTCTTCGGTGTCGTTTTTGCGCCTGTGCTTCTCTCAGGTTGCTCAAGCATTCCGCGCTTTACTTTccgctattttaatttttattactttgattttttcatCTTGGTGgtgaatattttatttcttaaattattgCTGTGCTCGTTAATTTCTTTGGCCTCGCTTTCAGCAACACGAGGGGCCTCTCTGTTCCTTCTTTCTATATATTATACACATTACATTCCTTTCCCTTTCGTCCTCtaattctctttgtttttttcgcAACAAAACGAAACTATTTCATTTtgttaacccttttttttttttttttttttggtctgtttcatttttttcagGTGTGGGGAGGAGCTCCGTCGTTCTCGTGGACGGAGGAGAGAACGCCACGACGCTCACTGTTCCTCATCGGAAGCTTCTTGAACGCGGTGAGtcgttttctgtttttctttttaattttttattttgaagtaaCGTTGTTGATTTTGGATCCGCTTTTTTTGGGACGTTCTCAGAGGTGAGGTGCACGTCTGTGTTTCGTTAGGGTTATGCTAACGTGCACCGTTGGATGGGAGTTAGATGGACCCTAAAACACACCAGAAGAATGGAATACTATTGTTTCTGTTTAGCCAAAATCCCAAGTATcccatgacgtttataccctccTTTTATGCCGTTTTTGGTTGGCTTAGCCACCTGGCACCTAGGCCAACTTAGCTGGCCTGGCAATATATTTGTGGCACGTTTGGCGAGCGAgtgtaaaaaataatgaattttgttaaatttcaaATTGGCATTAATATTATacatggaaaaaaaaggagatggGGGGCACGGTGTTCCTACCCCCTAGCCTTTGGGGATACCTTTTGTTTTGTCTgttccttatttattttttaggctATAATTCCTGTGAATCACCTCCAAAAAGTGTGTTTTGTCTGTAGACGAGGTGCCCCCATTGGATGGGTTGGTGGGTGGGTGTTCACATTTTTAATGTTATTACCTTTAATGCTATTATTTTTAAACCGTGTCCGAAATTATTATAGAGAgacaattttaaatatatttatttaattttgtgtaCCTGCTTTACACAGCAATGGTAGAACCTAACCGAATGTGGGGAGAAAAATGCACCAAGGCAGACATAGTGGTGACCCAAGGCCCCACACCTGCACTCCCGAGTGGCATTCCCACCTACACGGTGGAGATAATGAATGTCTGCGTCACTGGTTGCGACATCTCAGGCATTCATCTGACCTGTGGTTGGTTCAGCTCCGCCCATCTCATCAACCCCAAGATTTTCAAGAGGCTTGGCTACAACGACTGCCTGGTGAATGACGGGAAACCCTTGGAGAATGGCGGGACGATTTCTTTCCAGTACGCCAACACCTTCTCCTACCATCTCGCTGTCTCCGCAGTAGTCTGCGCTTAATAACAACACACTTTTAGCTCTACCAATCTACCACATATATAGGTACTAgttattgcttcttttttttcgcGTTTTTCTGGGTTCACGTTTGTTAGTTTGAGTCATTTTCTGAAGACTTTTGATTGACTAGAGAGGGTTTTGTATACTGTAAATGGTCTCTTTTGCAATGGGGTACGTAGAGccgtagagagagagagagagagaattggtgGATAGTAGCTGATATTTTGGGTGGATACTTGTCTTGTATATATAGTGATATACCATATGGGAATTAGATGCGAGATTGAATCTGCGATTACAGGAATACTTTGTTTTGTCTTGTTTCTCAGTCAACAAAAAAGCAGAATTATTTTGATCCTGACGGTATATTTGATCTCTTGTCTATCTATCGTTTTTGGACGTATTTATGACCGCTTGCTGTCATTGCCCTCTTGTTTTCTACTCTCTTTCTGTGtgtttttgattatttattttgggagattatcaaatttaatcaaagatttttttttgtgattccAATTTATTTCCGTATCCCTGTTACAAATAGGGTACTTCAACCTCCCATCCAATGTATACTACAGTGCACCAATTAATTAAGAGATATTAggggttaataaattttttatattttatttatattctcttataatcaattattaaatttgtaaatttatatgaattttatataCGTCAATGATAGACTTtacaaatattaaatttaatagttaatttattaaatttataaaaaaatattggtaAATACAAGAACTTTTTGCTATGAGATTCTAATTTGACACATTATTTGTCAAGTGTACTTGGCATGtgacaattattttaaataacaatttacctTAAATAAATAGTTTGTGTCACGTGGCATATGAGGAAAATACctatttgaaaatttaaggacttaaattgttaaaattaaaaattgaaggaCTAAATTGTGAAGTTTCATTAagatttattcttttaaaattgtgtggcCCAATGACTACAGTTATCTCCATAATTAGGCATTGGATTCTTttatcaagaaagaaagaaaaccgaAAAGCTATCAAACCATCTAGTCACAAATCACTGATTGCAGTTTTACTAGTTGTATTTTGTACTTCCATCAACAGTAGCTCAGagtaataaaatatttgtactttttttttttttttttttttttgtaagtaaaaatGTTTGTACTTTATTCAGCTTTATAACACTTTTTGGGCATGTATAaagatcaaaaagaaaaaattaagcaaatatGTATAACTGTGATGTCAGCCTTAGAAAGTtttgaaattcattgaaaatgaaaaaagttggGAAAAAGTTTTCATTCAAAGCATTCAAATTTATCGTTGAATGTTCTAAGGGAAACTGTTTTAATGGCATTGTGATTATTTGGTGCATGTGGATGATGGAATTTTGTCCTACcctctctattttaatttcTCTTATTGTAGTTCATTGACAAAAGCGTTGAGGATATCTCATGCCGACACACCCAGCGAGTCTTTATGCTCACCCGTGATCTGCTTCGAAAGCACTCTCGACTTAATTTTTGGCGTGCGATCAActgttaaataattaattaattgatgatTATATGTTAATTTCGACATTTTCCCGCCATTTCTAAAATCTTTAGCTTTCATCTATTTTGCCAACGGTGTCTTCTTTTCCCTTAATGAATTTCCATGCTAGAATCTGCAAGTCCCTTGAAGAGACTGGGGCAAAATTGCCACAGTACCAAATGGTCAGAAAACAACTGGACAACCTCCCAAATCCAATGGGGTCCATTTTGCCCCAGCTGGCATTCCAAAAGagtcaaagacaaaaaaatctTTCGTACTCACATTTGGAATTTGCTTTGACACAGCAAGACACCAGTACCAAGGCATCGTAAAATAAATGGACAAAATTATCTttcattttatagattaagagaaatgttatatgtcatttttgttattgagtaaaaggagtaatgctatttatttatttagtaaatttttctttatatgataataaaaagtaattattgttattatttttatataatgttaattcaatgactgatttttattgTCTCGTTATTAATTTTTATGACAATCATATAATAgtctattaattaatattactctttttttttttttgacatgtccacataaagaaaggggaaggggagatttaaactagtgacctccgcttcatgaggcgtagtccactgccgattgagctactccttggaGACAATTAACATTACTCCtcattcatatatatgattCCTCTATAGTTAAAGGTAGTGAGCAatctatttggtaaaaaaatgcaattcatCAATCTACCAAACATGAGttgtttaataaaaacaatGGATATATGAATAACATGATCGGTCAATCCTATTAAAAATGCTCTAAAATTAAATGTAagttttattaataaaatgagTGTTGTTATGAGGAAAACTTATAATCCTCTTTTTTTCCTTAGAGAAAATCTTTTATTAGGATTATCCTGATAACACCCTTTTTAATGCCCCTAATCAATAACTGACAtataagcaaaaatataaaaagtgcacaaaaataaattggaccaaaatacactagatttgaGGGTAATAAAATATGTAAAGAGTTAGCCTTCCAcctctaaattttagttttgaatccaaaaacggGTATTGAGGCGGGTCACGGCCAGCGGAGTTTGAGGCATTCACTCTTGGCCAGACCCGTGGGTCCGGCAAGACCCACGCGTGTGTTTCCCCTGGGTCTTGCCGGCaacgattttttttcttctctgatttggtgtgattattcttacttttatttatttatttattttttcttaaattgatgatgtcaTATAGAAATTGGAGGCTGCAAAATGGACGTTATCAGGATAGACCCGATAATTGTGGCTCTCTTTCCCTTATCTTCTTGATTTACTTGAAACGCCTGGATTTGGGTTTGCTTTCTTTCACGGATCACAAATAGGTTGAGGCCCAGTGGAGGCAACCCTACCAACCCAAGCTTGGTTGGTTGAATAAGGTCCAAAGGACCAAAATTCAAATCCATGCCTTTGACCAATTTGACACAATTGCCAAATTCAAACTAGTACAACACCTACGCTcataaaataaacattacacAAAGTTGGTGTTGCCAAATTCATGCCTCACAGATAACTTTTAGTCgtgtttgttaatattattttttttagaggttgtttattattgttttttttgaaaacaaaaattataatatgacataaaaataaacgttatttaaaatgttttgtattttgaatcatttgtttatattttatacGTTAGTTTTTTTACCTAATACAATAGCAAAGATCTTCATATATCAAGTTTGCCTCTTTTTTGCAAGGTTTTCAAAGGGCTTAATCTATTAGATTggcatttatttttaaaaccatGTGATTATCACATAGaattttaatatgaaaatacatgtcaatttaattagattggttttattattatttttaactgtTTTATTTAGTTAGTCTTTACCTAACACAACAGCCACCACCAATGGAAAGTTTGGGTAAAGCAACAACAAGAACCATTATCTATCCGACGTCGTTCTTTTAGAGTCTATATAAAAACCCGAGTAGAGTCTCATCACATTTCCTTATCTTTTGTTGACCcaatcacagagagagagagagagagagagagagagaccaacAATGGCAGGTGCTATGGCCGGAGTAGGAGTAAGCCTGGGGCTTTCATGCTCTACGACGAAGATTTCTCAGAGacgctcttcttcttcttcttcgcaATCAACGGCTCGTCGTTGTTGCGTGAGAATGGCCATCTCGCTCgacgagaagaagaagaagttcaCTCTTCAGAAATCCGAAGAAGCTTTCAATGCTGCCAAGGTGCAATTACCATTCTGACcac
This genomic interval from Corylus avellana chromosome ca3, CavTom2PMs-1.0 contains the following:
- the LOC132176014 gene encoding protein TAPETUM DETERMINANT 1-like, translating into MAVYRVSESPSCPSPLLQQSLHRFLWCFPRMREDFSSFKRLQFITLALAVSSLTFFFFGVVFAPVLLSGVGRSSVVLVDGGENATTLTVPHRKLLERAMVEPNRMWGEKCTKADIVVTQGPTPALPSGIPTYTVEIMNVCVTGCDISGIHLTCGWFSSAHLINPKIFKRLGYNDCLVNDGKPLENGGTISFQYANTFSYHLAVSAVVCA